The following proteins are co-located in the Solanum pennellii chromosome 8, SPENNV200 genome:
- the LOC107028350 gene encoding transcription factor MYB3R-4-like: MIQVKEEAPTLDIGGFISCSSFSDSSYEASTPRCSSEPGSSCRRSSGPTKRSSQAGWTEEEDNLLTEVVERFKGRNWKRIAECLNGRTDVQCLHRWQKVLNPELVKGPWTKEEDDLIIELVEKHGCKKWSSIANSLPGRIGKQCRERWHNHLDPTITKDAWTEQEELVLCHYHQLYGNKWAKIAKFLPGRTDNAIKNHWNSTLKKRLNLNLLSRLVPDIKSEGSPDFSTHKKNMEIKKHPTQAHNAETVFLSEQTGVGNAADACPTDLRIGSANSPQNGLHKGTSSFGTCKSSEQKERDLIKQFGGIQFVNAEILPIGETDKQCQSTLSLTKISYPLLDSSLDARLDPSHNTRWSSSQVEAVRPTSFGSMYESPKRSRYDAVNDPDHDFLSLSLAAFTEVSYGNKKNKTYDTQYSLALNQPGRLYYEPPKVKDLMISSMDENLSKDNFTGQHHGHPFCSTPPSLKLTVSANGSSPESVLRNSAMSYTKTPSIIRKKTSRVAEASGHSSCTGSTTPMHFLGSVPDREDSSNLKDRISGCKRSVSGKSLGRRLEYAFDMERDSSRSCTPVSAVPPCGLTLGANTMLTP; the protein is encoded by the exons ATGATACAAGTTAAAGAGGAAGCTCCAACTCTGGACATTGGTGGATTCATTTCTTGTTCATCTTTCTCTGATAGCAGTTATGAGGCTAGCACTCCGAGATGCTCCTCCGAGCCTGG TTCCAGTTGTCGAAGGAGCTCAGGTCCAACTAAGCGTTCTTCTCAGGCAGGCTGGACAGAAGAAGAG gACAATCTGTTGACTGAAGTGGTGGAACGGTTCAAAGGAAGAAACTGGAAAAGAATTG CTGAGTGCTTGAATGGAAGGACTGATGTACAGTGCTTGCATCGCTGGCAGAAGGTTCTGAATCCTGAGCTTGTAAAGGGTCCTTGGACAAAGGAG GAGGATGACCTGATTATTGAGTTAGTTGAGAAACATGGCTGTAAGAAGTGGTCCTCTATTGCAAATTCTTTGCCTGGTCGCATTGGCAAGCAGTGTCGGGAAAG GTGGCATAATCATCTTGACCCAACAATAACAAAAGATGCCTGGACTGAACAGGAAGAATTGGTCCTATGCCACTATCACCAATTATACGGAAATAAGTGGGCTAAAATTGCGAAGTTTCTTCCTGGAAG GACTGATAATGCAATTAAAAATCATTGGAATTCCACTCTGAAGAAaagattgaatttgaatttactaAGTAGGTTAGTGCCGGATATCAAAAGTGAGGGATCTCCGGACTTCTCAACTCAcaagaaaaatatggaaatcaAGAAGCATCCAACACAGGCTCATAATGCAGAAACAGTCTTTTTGAGCGAGCAAACAGGAGTAGGTAATGCTGCTGATGCTTGCCCAACTGATTTGAGAATTGGATCTGCTAATTCTCCTCAAAATGGTTTGCATAAGGGTACTTCTTCATTTGGAACCTGTAAATCATCAGAACAGAAGGAGAGGGATCTGATTAAGCAATTTGGTGGAATACAATTTGTCAATGCAGAAATTCTTCCAATAGGTGAGACAGATAAACAATGCCAATCCACTTTAAGTCTCACTAAAATATCATATCCTCTGTTGGACTCTTCTTTAGATGCTCGTTTGGATCCATCACACAACACCAGATGGAGTAGTTCTCAAGTTGAGGCTGTTCGTCCTACTTCTTTTGGGAGTATGTATGAATCTCCCAAAAGGTCTAGGTACGACGCTGTTAATGATCCTGACCATGATTTCTTGAGTTTGTCATTGGCTGCCTTCACCGAGGTTTCCTACGGtaacaagaaaaacaaaacatatGATACACAATATTCTTTGGCTCTCAATCAGCCTGGCCGCTTGTATTATGAACCACCAAAAGTAAAAGACCTGATGATTTCTTCAATGGATGAAAACCTTAGTAAAGACAACTTTACCGGGCAACATCATGGCCATCCATTTTGCTCTACACCTCCTAGTCTTAAGTTAACAGTCTCTGCTAATGGTAGCAGTCCAGAATCTGTGTTAAGGAACTCCGCAATGAGCTACACAAAAACTCCTTCAATCATAAGGAAGAAGACTTCAAGAGTTGCAGAAGCTTCTGGTCATTCTAGTTGCACAGGCAGTACCACACCCATGCATTTTCTCGGGAGTGTACCTGACAGGGAAGACTCCTCAAACCTGAAGGACAGGATTTCTGGATGTAAAAGATCAGTTTCCGGAAAATCCCTTGGAAGACGGTTGGAATATGCCTTTGATATGGAACGGGATTCCTCTAGATCTTGCACACCAGTTTCTGCAGTTCCACCTTGTGGACTTACTCTTGGTGCTAATACAATGTTAACACCATAA
- the LOC107028351 gene encoding thaumatin-like protein, translating to MRTSIFILFSLFFTYANAATILVRNNCPYTVWAAGVPAGGGKRLDHGQTWTINAPPGTKQARVWGRTGCNFDASGKGKCQTGDCNGLLVCKSFGVPPNTLAEYALNQFANKDFFDISLVDGFNVPMEFSPTSNGCTRGITCKAEINQQCPNELKAPGGCNNPCTVFKTDQYCCNSGNCGPTKFSRFFKERCPDAYSYPKDDQTSTFTCPAGTNYRVVFCP from the coding sequence atgagaacttcaatttttattctcttttccctttttttcacCTATGCCAATGCAGCCACAATTTTAGTTCGTAATAATTGTCCCTACACCGTTTGGGCTGCCGGAGTCCCAGCCGGAGGCGGCAAACGCCTCGATCATGGCCAAACGTGGACGATAAACGCCCCTCCGGGGACTAAACAAGCTCGAGTTTGGGGCCGTACCGGATGCAATTTCGATGCATCCGGTAAGGGAAAATGCCAAACTGGAGATTGTAATGGTCTTCTTGTATGTAAATCTTTTGGTGTACCACCAAATACATTAGCTGAATATGCCCTAAACCAATTTGCAAATAAAGATTTTTTCGATATTTCTCTTGTCGATGGATTTAATGTTCCTATGGAATTTAGTCCAACTTCCAATGGGTGCACCCGTGGCATAACGTGTAAAGCGGAAATTAATCAACAATGTCCTAATGAATTGAAAGCTCCCGGAGGATGTAACAACCCTTGTACTGTTTTTAAGACTGATCAATATTGTTGTAACTCTGGTAACTGTGGTCCGACTAAATTTTCGAGATTTTTTAAGGAGAGGTGTCCTGATGCATATAGTTACCCAAAGGATGATCAAACTAGTACTTTCACTTGCCCTGCTGGTACTAATTATAGGGTTGTGTTCTGTCCTTAA